A single window of Nicotiana tomentosiformis chromosome 1, ASM39032v3, whole genome shotgun sequence DNA harbors:
- the LOC117277677 gene encoding uncharacterized protein, with the protein MSDEEQKRLERFERLKPPEFSRGESEDAQDFLDRCWSTDAAPLTWQEFSVLFLEKLVPQTRIEELHKKFEHLHQEGMIVTQYEMRFADLARHAMLMLAPTERDNIMRFIDGLNYGLHYSMAREVATDARFISRRLEQVRMLEHGEREAKRPRDLGGFNSASSGGQSHYSRGRPSRLVDDI; encoded by the exons atgagtgatgaggagcaaaaGAGGTTGGAGCGGTTTGAGAGGCTTAAGCCGCCAGAGTTTAGTAGAggggagtcagaggatgctcaggattttctggatcgGTGTTG GTCAACTGATGCAGCGCCACTTACATGGCaagagttctcagttctcttcttagagaagctTGTTCCACAGACTCGCATAGAGGAGTTGCATAAGAAGTTTGAGCATCTACACCAGGAGGGTATGattgtgacccagtatgagatgagatttgcaGATTTGGCACGACATGCTATGTTAATGTTGGCTCCCACTGAGAGGGATAATatcatgaggttcattgatggcctcaactatggtttGCATTAtagtatggctcgagaggttgcaACAGATGCTAGGTTCATTTCTAGACGCTTGGAGCAGGTTCGCATGCTTGAGCATGgggagcgggaggccaagaggccccgCGATTTAGGTGGGTTTAATAGTGCCTCATCGGGAGGCCAGTCCCATTACAGCAGAGGTCGTCCTTCTAGACTCGTTGATGATATTTAA